Genomic segment of Microbacterium hydrocarbonoxydans:
ATCGCCCCGCGCGTCTCAACGCGTTCAATGCGGAGCTCGCGCATGCGTGGCGAGAGGCCACTCACGAAGCGACGTCGCGGCCAGACGTCAAGGCGATCCTCATCGATGCCACAGGACCCGCGTTCTGCGCGGGAGGCGACGTGATCGACATGTCGACCACGATGGGGTCGGGTGCCGAGATCACCGCGCTCGCCGAAGTCATCAACGCCGGCATCCGGTCGCTCACCGAGTCGTCGGTACCCGTGGTCGCAGCGGCTCACGGAACGACCGCCGGAGGCGGCCTCGGCATCCTGCTCAGCAGCGATTATGCCGTCGTCGGGGCCCGATCGCGGCTCGGGAGCCTGTACGCGAACATCGGTCTGACCCCCGATCTGTCTGTTTCTGCACAGCTGTCACGGGCGGTGGGGCAGCGTCGTGCGCTGCAGCTGGTGCTGCAGGATCGGCTGCTCACGGCCGAAGAGGCCGTCGAGTGGGGGCTCGTGGCCGAGGCCGTCGCCGGAGCGGACGGCTCGGAAGAGGCCGATCTGGTGCGCGCGCGAGCGGAGGAGATCGCACGATTCTGGCTCGCCGGGGCCGCCGATGCCTACGGCCACGCGAAGCGTCTGGTGCGTTCGCAGCCGGAGAGGACTTTCGCGGAACAGCTCAGCGAGGAAGCTCGGAGCATCGGCGCATCGCTGGAGACGCCCGACGCACAGGCGCGGATCGCCGCTTTCGCGACCTCGACGACGCGCTCCGCACGCTGAAGCGCAGGGAGCGGCGAGCCCCGTTCTCGCTCGCGACTCTGCGATGCGTGTGCACAACAGGGGCGAACGCCTGCGCAGCGGTGCGCTGCATGCAAGGATGAATCGCAACGCCGCTTCACGAGAGGAATGCGATGTCCCAGCCGGAGATCGCCCAGCAGCCCACGGCACTGGTCGAGAAGAAGAACATGTCCCTCCTGATCCGTGGGGCGATCTGGATCGCCATCGGAGCGCTCATCGCCGCCGCGCTGGTCTGCGTGGTCTGGGTGCTCATCGGCGATCAGGACGGGCTGATCGGCAGGGCGTTCCTGACGATCCTGCTGCTCGCCGCTTTCGCGGGGATCGCGATCCTCGAGGCGGGCCTCGCACCGAACCGCCCGGACTGGCTGTCTCTCGCGAGCATGGTGACGTGGATCGTCGCGCTGCTGGTCGGAGCCGTCAAGATCTGGCTTCCGGAGGACTCGTTCTCGTTCACGGCGGGGGAGCGGGTCTTCCAGCTGCTGCTGGTGGTGGGCATCCTGCAGCTCGCTCTACTTCACGTGCGTCTGTTCACGCCGGCGGCGCAGCGCCACGTGACCACGTTCACCCGCATCATCTACATCGTGACGATCGTGTTCCTCGGTGCCCTCGTCGCCATGTTGGTGTTCTTCCTCACCTTCCCGCACACGTTCGAGTACGGCGAGCTGTACTGGCGCATCGTCGTGGCGCTCACGATCCTCGCTGCCGTCGGGACGACACTGATCCCGCTTCTCAACGCGCTGTTCGCCCCGAAGAAGGCCCGGGTCGCACAGCCCGCGCCCGCGCCCGCGCTGCAGGCCTGGCCGACATACGCCGATGCGATCACGCCGCTTCCGGTGCTGCCTGACGGCTCGCCCGACTGGAACGCCTATTACACGGGGCGGCCGTCGACGCCGCAGCCGCCGGCGGCACTCGCCGCCCCCGCAGCGATCCCGTTCCCGGTCGCGCCCGACCCCACGCCCCACGCGAACGGTCCGGCGGGCGGACACCCTGCTCCGCAGGCTCCGCCCGTTCCACAGGCTCCGCCCGTTCCGCCGGCTGCGACCGGTCCTCAGGCTCCTTACGCGCAGCCGGCGCCGGCCGCCCCGCCGGCGCCTCCCGCGCCGCCGGCGACGCAACCCCACACCGACTACCCGCCGGCTCCGCCGCGTCCTCCGCAGTGAGCGACGCGACGCGACTGGCCGAACTCGCCGCAGACATCGCGCGCGAGGCCGGTGACCTGGCCAGGACCCGGCGCGACGAAGGCGTGCGCCTCGCAGCGACCAAATCTACCCTCGCCGACATCGTGACCGATGCCGACAGAGAGGTCGAAGACCTGATCCGCCTGCGACTGCGCGAGTCGCGACCTGGTGACGGGTTCGTCGGTGAGGAGTCCGATGCCGATCCCGGCACGACGGGCGTGACGTGGGTTGTGGATCCGATCGACGGCACCGTGAACTACGCCTACGGCATACCCGCGTATGCCGTGAGCATCGCCGCCGTCGAGGGTGTCGCCCACCCCGACGAGTGGCAGGCGCTCGCCGCAGCCGTCTACGCGCCGGCGTCGGGAGAGCTGTTCACCGCGGCGAGGGGATCAGGCGCCTGGCTCGACGGCCGACGCCTCGAGGTCTCGGTCGAGACACCCGCGGGCGCCCTCCTGGCGACGGGCTTCGGATACGACCCGACGACGCATGACGGTGACCTTGCGACGGTGCGCAGCATCATGCCGATGGCCCGCGACCTCCGGAGGGCCGGCGCTGCGGCGCTGGACCTCGCATATGTGGCGGCGGGGCGTCTCGACGGGTATTTCGAACGTGGCCTCAAGCCCTGGGACTTCGCGGCGGGCGCGTTGCTCGTGACCGAGGCGGGAGGTCAGGTCAGCAGACTCGACACCGCGTCGCTGAGACCCATGCTCATCGCCGGTGGAACCCAGGTCCATGCCCGACTTCGAGAACTTCTGGATATGAAACGTGACTAATTCATGGCATTCCCAGGTCGAGCAGGCTAGGGTTTATCCGATCGTTACTTTCACCGGCCCGAATCGATGAGAGTCACAAGCGCCCCCGAGCTTGACGTTTAACCCGAGAGAATCTGTTTTGCCCTTCGAGAATCCCCAGGCTGCCTCTGCGCCCACGCGTCGATCCAGTCGTCCCCGCACCGCGGCCTTCGAGGCCTCCGCGGCAGGAACAACGGCAGTCACCCCCGAAGACTCCGCACCTGTCTCCGAAGCCGCCGTCCACGAGACGCCGCTCTCGCGCCGCGCAGCCCGCCAGCGTCTGAGCACGGCCGAGATCTTCGTGGCAGCCACTGCAGTGGCCGCAGTGAACGCCGATTCTCCGGCCGATGAGGTCGTGCTCGTCACCGAGGTCGTGTCCGCCGAGGTGGCGGTCGAGGTCGAGGTCGACACTGAGACGGCAGACGCGACACCGCAGCCATCCGCACCCGGCGCTTCCGCACCTGTCGACTCCGCACCCGTCGACTCCGCTGACGAGGACGCGTTCGAGTCGGCAGCCCGCGCCTTCCGGTCGGTCGCGACGGGGAGCACCCCTGTCACAGAGGCACCGAAGATCACGGTCGAGCCCTCGGCAACCGAGTCGTCCACGACTCATGTAGCCGTCGGCCGTCGTACGCCCCGCCGTTTCCTCGCGCTCGGCGCGACTGTCGGGGTCATGAGCCTTGCGGGCCTCCTCGCGGTCGGCATGACGCTGCCCGCCGAGGCTGTTGCGGCTGTCCAGGGCGGACAGAACCTCGCGTCGACCTCGCTGGTCGCCTCTGCCGCGTCCGCATCGAAGACGTCGTCAGACGGCGAGATCCAGGCGTTCGTCACGTCGTCCGACGTGCAGAACGAGTCGCTCGCCCGGTCTGACAGCTTCTCGACGGTCTCGCTCGTTCAGGTCGCCTCGGAAGAGGGCATCAACTACTCGAACGAGATCTTCACCAACGACACCGAGGCGGCCATCCAGTGGCCGTTCAAGGTGGGCGTGGGCATGAGCTCGGGGTACGGCATGCGCTGGGGTCGTCTGCACGAGGGCATCGACTTCGTGCCGGGCGAGGGCGCCCCGATCCAGGCGATCGCCGACGGTGTTGTGCGCATCGCCACCGAGCAGGGCAACGCCTACGGTGTGACCGTCTACATCGATCACGTGATCGACGGACAGGTCATCACGAGCCACTACTCGCACATGCAGTACGGCTCGCTGCAGGTCAAGGCCGGCGACAAGGTGAAGGTCGGCGACATCGTCGGGCACACCGGGAACACCGGGCGCTCGTACGGCGCGCACCTGCACTTCGAGATCATCATCAACGGCAGCACGATCGATCCGCTGCCCTGGTTGCGCGAGAACGCGGGTCGTACCTCGTACTGACCGGCTCGATTTCATGAGGACGCCATGGAGATGGTATTCTCGTGTGGTTGCCCCGCGAGGGGCAGCACGCCCCGATAGCTCAGTGGCAGAGCACTTCCATGGTAAGGAAGGGGTCGTCAGTTCAATCCTGACTCGGGGCTCACGGTGTTCGTATCTGCGATGCGGATACAGTGCGGCAGGGTAGCTCAGCTGGTCAGAGCGCACGACTCATAATCGTGAGGTCGCGGGTTCAAGCCCCGCTCCTGCTACAGAATGAAACCCCCGGATCCCCGGGGGTTTTGTCGTATCCGGAGACGTGGCCGGAGCGGCGGCGGGGTTGCGCTGGTTCTGTGCCGGACGCGGCTCGACGTGGATGATCGCTAGCCCCAGTCGGTGGCTGCGCAGTACACTTGAGATGCGGCGGGCAGTAGCCCTCGGAGCCTGGCAGTCTTCCGGACGGTAGACGAGCCAGGCTCACGTGTTTCTAGAGTCGGATGACCCGTGAGGCAACGATCGTCTCGACCCGACGGATCCAGTCGCCGCCGTTCGAATAGCACCAAGCGACGGCGTCGCTCACCCAGAGCAGCGGATGCTCGTGAGGCGCGGCATGCCGGTACTGCAGTTCTGATGATCCGGCGCCACGGATCACTTCCGCGATCAGTCGACGGTCCGCGCGCTCGAGGGACTCGTCTCGTTCGATGATCAGTAGTGTGGCACCGCTCGTGACCGCCTCCGCAACGAGCGCGCCGAGAGACAGCGGTCGAGCCTCCTTGTCCGATCTCCGTTTCACGATCCAGACGGAGACGCGCACATCGAGCGCGCACATGCTCGAGAGGATCTGTCTTCGCCGGCTGTCGCTCTCACTCTTGAAGTGGATACGTCGCTGGCCTGGCTTGAGAAGGCCACGGAGGGCTCGCTCGGACACGCGTAGGTCTCCGCTCGCCGTTGCAGTCGCCACAACGTAGTAACCGCGTGCCTTGGACTCGTCGACGTAGACGCGGTCGGCTGGGCGGAAGATCACGGGTCAACCGTAGACTCGGGGTCGGACGTGCAAGCGCGGACGCGAGAGTATTGCGGTCATTCAGGGATAGTGGAGCTGTGAGAACTTTCTCTACTCGTTCAAGGCCGGACGTTGCGCGACCGGCGTTGCGGTGCGTGCGGTCCTCGCTTCGCTCCGGTCCGCGCGCTCCTCACACCGGTCGCGCAACGTCGGTGGCTTGCTGCATGATGAGCACATGACCGATCAGCTGTTGGTGAAGCGGGACGAGGCTGGGCACGAGGTCCTCACCCTCACGCCCACCGATGATCGGAGCCCGTTTTCGTTTGAAAGCGTCCCAGCCGATGCGTGGATTCCGCGCCTCGGGACCTACGACCTACTTCGGGTCGCAAACTGGGTGTCAGAGCACGACTATCTCGTCGACGAGATCCAGGCTGTCGGCATCGATGGTGCGCCTATCGATGAGGCGGATGAAGAGTTGCTCAATCAGGAGCTGTTGCCGAAGATCGGCAATGCCGGACCGCGATCATCATCGTCGGGTGCGCAGGGCGCGTATCCGCGAGCACCCGCAACGCTCGCTCACGCATCTCCGGTGGGTACTTTCTGTTCATCGTGTTCCATCCTTACTTGAAGAACGGAACGAAAGTCAGGCCGATTCAGTTTTGTCCCTGAATGGCAGGCCTGTCGTCGCTATCGGCTCGGACTATCGACTCCATCGGGACATGGGCTCGGAGTTTGGGGCTAAGGCTCGATGAACTCTGGAACCGG
This window contains:
- a CDS encoding M23 family metallopeptidase, which produces MAATAVAAVNADSPADEVVLVTEVVSAEVAVEVEVDTETADATPQPSAPGASAPVDSAPVDSADEDAFESAARAFRSVATGSTPVTEAPKITVEPSATESSTTHVAVGRRTPRRFLALGATVGVMSLAGLLAVGMTLPAEAVAAVQGGQNLASTSLVASAASASKTSSDGEIQAFVTSSDVQNESLARSDSFSTVSLVQVASEEGINYSNEIFTNDTEAAIQWPFKVGVGMSSGYGMRWGRLHEGIDFVPGEGAPIQAIADGVVRIATEQGNAYGVTVYIDHVIDGQVITSHYSHMQYGSLQVKAGDKVKVGDIVGHTGNTGRSYGAHLHFEIIINGSTIDPLPWLRENAGRTSY
- a CDS encoding inositol monophosphatase family protein, producing the protein MSDATRLAELAADIAREAGDLARTRRDEGVRLAATKSTLADIVTDADREVEDLIRLRLRESRPGDGFVGEESDADPGTTGVTWVVDPIDGTVNYAYGIPAYAVSIAAVEGVAHPDEWQALAAAVYAPASGELFTAARGSGAWLDGRRLEVSVETPAGALLATGFGYDPTTHDGDLATVRSIMPMARDLRRAGAAALDLAYVAAGRLDGYFERGLKPWDFAAGALLVTEAGGQVSRLDTASLRPMLIAGGTQVHARLRELLDMKRD
- a CDS encoding enoyl-CoA hydratase/isomerase family protein; this translates as MSDVILFGVEEGMARLTLNRPARLNAFNAELAHAWREATHEATSRPDVKAILIDATGPAFCAGGDVIDMSTTMGSGAEITALAEVINAGIRSLTESSVPVVAAAHGTTAGGGLGILLSSDYAVVGARSRLGSLYANIGLTPDLSVSAQLSRAVGQRRALQLVLQDRLLTAEEAVEWGLVAEAVAGADGSEEADLVRARAEEIARFWLAGAADAYGHAKRLVRSQPERTFAEQLSEEARSIGASLETPDAQARIAAFATSTTRSAR